One Gimesia aquarii DNA segment encodes these proteins:
- a CDS encoding MFS transporter translates to MPESENHADAEPFKVNTTERPPSHARYLVLTLLCLIAAIAYISRNAISVPAKLIQEELGISLTQMGWVMSAFFWSYALSQIPSGWVGHIWGTRRALTLFAILWSIATAFTGVVIGFWTLVVARLLFGISQAGIFPCSANSISKWLPESRRGIASGLLGSFMSIGSAIGSFIIGVLLVGFDCFGITVPAVSWRMCMFIFAVPGILWALWFYYWFRDRPADHSGVNAAELALITQTQQLEQDDSKIEKGEPTPWGQILTSFSMWMICGQQFFRAAGYIFYVTWFPVYLQQARGITMASSGIWASLPLMSYVVGNALGGATVDWVLQRTQSRRWSRQGVAIFAMLGSAGCTLYAYFVKDMKLAMTLISMGTFFAGLSGSCGYTVTIDKGGQHVAPIFGMMNMAGNLGAALLPVIVGALFDAKIYDPVLILITGIYLSAALCWAFLNPNGTVFDDVKSSEAV, encoded by the coding sequence GTGCCAGAATCGGAAAATCATGCAGACGCTGAGCCATTCAAGGTGAATACTACAGAACGCCCCCCTTCACATGCGCGTTATCTGGTGCTGACATTATTGTGTTTGATCGCAGCGATTGCCTACATCAGCCGAAATGCGATTTCGGTGCCTGCAAAATTGATTCAGGAAGAGCTCGGAATCAGCCTGACCCAGATGGGTTGGGTGATGAGCGCCTTTTTTTGGAGTTATGCGTTATCACAAATTCCCAGCGGCTGGGTGGGACATATTTGGGGAACACGACGTGCTTTGACTTTATTTGCGATTTTGTGGTCGATTGCGACTGCCTTCACAGGTGTCGTCATTGGATTCTGGACGCTCGTGGTAGCACGTTTGCTGTTTGGTATTTCGCAGGCGGGTATCTTCCCCTGCTCTGCAAATTCGATTTCTAAATGGCTACCTGAGTCAAGACGTGGTATCGCCAGTGGGTTACTGGGAAGTTTTATGTCAATTGGAAGTGCCATTGGTAGTTTTATTATTGGGGTGCTATTAGTTGGGTTTGATTGTTTTGGGATTACTGTGCCAGCAGTTAGCTGGCGGATGTGTATGTTTATTTTCGCCGTTCCGGGAATTCTGTGGGCTCTCTGGTTTTATTATTGGTTTCGAGATCGACCGGCAGATCACTCGGGAGTGAATGCAGCAGAGTTAGCATTGATTACTCAAACTCAGCAGCTGGAACAGGACGATTCAAAGATTGAAAAAGGTGAGCCGACTCCCTGGGGACAAATTCTGACGAGTTTTTCCATGTGGATGATTTGCGGTCAGCAGTTTTTTCGCGCGGCAGGTTATATCTTTTATGTGACCTGGTTTCCCGTTTATCTACAGCAGGCACGCGGGATCACGATGGCTTCCTCAGGCATTTGGGCGAGTTTGCCTTTGATGTCTTATGTCGTGGGGAACGCTTTGGGAGGGGCAACTGTGGACTGGGTGTTACAGAGGACTCAAAGTCGTCGTTGGAGCCGACAGGGTGTGGCGATTTTTGCCATGCTGGGAAGTGCTGGATGCACTCTGTATGCTTATTTCGTCAAAGATATGAAATTAGCAATGACACTGATTTCGATGGGGACTTTTTTTGCGGGATTGAGTGGTTCCTGTGGTTATACTGTCACGATTGATAAAGGAGGACAGCATGTCGCCCCCATCTTCGGGATGATGAATATGGCAGGAAACTTAGGTGCTGCATTATTGCCTGTGATCGTCGGTGCTTTATTCGATGCGAAAATTTATGATCCTGTTTTAATTCTGATTACAGGGATTTATCTCTCTGCCGCGCTTTGTTGGGCCTTTCTGAATCCGAATGGAACTGTTTTTGATGACGTGAAATCGTCTGAGGCAGTTTAA
- the nagB gene encoding glucosamine-6-phosphate deaminase, translating to MAIDTARSVHVTPKSKFVRHTKIPTLIFETSSELAKHVANIVADLIRSKIKEDVPAILGLPTGSTPLGVYRELIRMHREEQLDFSNVVTFNLDEYWPMDPDSIHSYHTFMRENFFDHVNVKPENIHIPRGDIAADDVDTFCEEYERTIEKFGGLDLQLLGIGRSGHIGFNEPGSARNSLTRLVNLDPVTRRDAASGFFGEDNVPHHAITMGVGSILSAKKIIIMALGEHKAPVVKRAAEQEVTDEVSASFLQTHTQSQFVVDHAAAAELTAVKTPWIVGNIEWTPLLEKKAVIWLSLQVGKPLLKLETEDFLHHHLHQLIQKYESISQIRQRVFDSLLDGISTRPAGTDRKKVIVFSPHPDDDVISMGGTLITLADQGHEVYIAYMTSGNIAVFDHDALRHIDFVHEFHKLFHPDDQGFLQHLEDLKESIESKHAGDLDTQEMLGIKGLIRKTEATAGAEVAGVSEEFLRFLDLPFYRTGQVSKKPIGEEDIEIVADLLREVGPDQIYVAGDLSDPHGTHRVCAEAIINAVNVVANEGISPEFWMYRGAWEEYEPHEIERAVPLSPEVVLKKREAIFKHESQKDSAFYPGSDKREFWVRAEDRTRNTAKVYNQLGLPEYFAIEAFKQYHGEI from the coding sequence ATGGCTATTGATACTGCACGATCTGTTCATGTCACTCCCAAATCCAAATTTGTAAGACACACAAAAATCCCTACATTGATTTTTGAAACGTCTTCCGAGTTAGCGAAACATGTCGCTAACATCGTTGCGGATTTAATTCGATCCAAAATCAAAGAGGATGTTCCCGCGATTCTTGGATTACCAACGGGATCAACGCCGCTGGGCGTCTACCGTGAACTCATTCGAATGCATCGCGAAGAGCAGCTCGATTTTTCAAATGTGGTTACGTTCAATCTGGATGAATATTGGCCCATGGATCCGGATTCGATTCATAGTTATCACACATTTATGCGAGAGAATTTTTTCGATCACGTGAACGTCAAACCGGAAAATATTCACATTCCCCGGGGCGATATTGCCGCGGATGATGTCGATACTTTCTGTGAAGAGTATGAACGAACGATCGAGAAATTTGGAGGGCTGGATTTACAGTTATTAGGCATTGGGCGTTCGGGGCATATCGGTTTTAATGAGCCAGGCAGTGCGCGAAATAGTTTGACGCGTCTGGTGAATCTTGATCCGGTAACTCGTCGTGATGCAGCCAGTGGTTTCTTTGGGGAAGATAATGTTCCTCACCACGCGATCACGATGGGGGTTGGCAGCATTCTGTCGGCAAAAAAAATTATTATCATGGCTTTGGGGGAGCATAAAGCTCCTGTGGTAAAACGTGCTGCCGAACAGGAAGTCACCGATGAAGTTTCGGCGAGCTTTTTGCAGACTCATACACAGTCTCAGTTTGTCGTTGATCATGCAGCTGCCGCTGAGCTGACGGCTGTCAAAACCCCTTGGATTGTAGGGAATATCGAATGGACGCCTCTACTGGAGAAAAAAGCGGTTATCTGGCTCTCTCTGCAAGTCGGAAAACCACTCCTTAAGCTGGAAACGGAAGATTTTCTGCATCATCATTTACATCAGTTGATTCAGAAATACGAGTCGATTTCACAGATACGACAGCGCGTATTCGATTCATTATTGGATGGAATTTCTACAAGACCCGCAGGAACAGACCGTAAAAAAGTAATCGTCTTTAGCCCTCACCCCGACGATGATGTGATTTCGATGGGAGGGACACTGATTACTTTGGCCGATCAGGGGCATGAAGTTTATATCGCCTATATGACGAGTGGGAATATTGCGGTGTTCGACCATGATGCACTTCGACACATTGATTTTGTGCATGAATTCCACAAACTGTTTCATCCTGATGATCAGGGCTTCCTACAGCACTTGGAAGATCTTAAGGAAAGCATAGAGAGTAAACATGCAGGAGATCTGGATACTCAGGAAATGTTAGGAATCAAAGGTTTGATTCGGAAAACCGAGGCAACAGCCGGTGCAGAAGTCGCGGGAGTTTCTGAAGAGTTTCTACGTTTTCTGGATCTTCCCTTCTATCGAACAGGACAAGTTTCGAAAAAGCCGATTGGTGAGGAAGATATCGAAATCGTTGCGGATCTGTTACGTGAGGTTGGTCCTGATCAGATATACGTGGCAGGAGACCTCTCCGACCCACATGGAACTCATCGCGTTTGTGCGGAGGCAATCATCAATGCGGTCAATGTTGTCGCCAATGAGGGGATTTCACCTGAATTCTGGATGTATCGAGGTGCTTGGGAAGAGTATGAACCACACGAAATTGAACGAGCGGTGCCATTGAGTCCGGAAGTGGTGCTCAAAAAACGAGAAGCAATTTTCAAGCACGAATCGCAAAAGGACAGCGCATTTTATCCGGGCAGTGATAAGCGTGAGTTCTGGGTACGAGCAGAAGATCGAACCCGAAACACTGCAAAGGTTTACAATCAGCTTGGTTTGCCAGAGTATTTTGCCATTGAGGCTTTCAAACAGTATCATGGCGAGATTTAA
- a CDS encoding TlpA disulfide reductase family protein — MRHRHDFISIVACMLLVSQFGCGSEDSATPQAAGNNIDGKLDGAPTNPQPKPLPTTSISPVSQTGPALKPNTNVIRTASLSRDQRDMQDLDNDDTSLKNEVTKIQELEEGTPEWNVREITRLKVTALPKTGNVDELKKARVDRNQKIIQLAMEAVKQCHADKEKQRLFTVCIRHLLDAHLQLALEGDQDSIDALYDHSESLFKRDPNSSSAAEAGFTVAKFANTSAQRFAIDEPRWIEEFVKQARLFASRFPKESVRAPQLLRAAAETSQLYGLNKQAMDCCIDLERKFPKSNETAQVAGLLRRLRLKGQPLQLAGETIEGGYVSVDDYKGSVVLVVFWSTTAKPFIEQLPQIQALSKKYRKYGFEIMGVNLDDEEPAIDAFQEKTSLDWRQIFYSARDKRGWNNPSAVYYGVRRVPTMILVDHTGITDLVTSKASELEEPLRALLRKKTAANANQ, encoded by the coding sequence ATGAGGCATCGACACGATTTCATCTCGATCGTAGCGTGTATGCTATTAGTAAGTCAGTTCGGTTGTGGTAGTGAGGACTCTGCGACACCTCAAGCAGCAGGCAATAATATCGATGGAAAATTGGATGGTGCACCCACCAATCCACAACCAAAACCATTACCTACTACTTCCATTTCGCCGGTTTCTCAGACGGGGCCTGCATTGAAGCCGAACACCAACGTGATTCGAACGGCCAGCTTGAGTCGTGATCAGCGTGATATGCAAGACCTGGACAATGATGATACCTCTCTCAAAAATGAAGTGACCAAAATTCAGGAATTGGAAGAGGGAACTCCAGAGTGGAATGTGCGTGAGATTACCCGTCTCAAAGTCACTGCATTACCTAAGACTGGAAATGTGGATGAACTAAAAAAAGCGCGTGTGGACCGCAATCAGAAAATTATACAGCTGGCGATGGAAGCGGTAAAACAATGCCACGCTGATAAAGAAAAACAACGTCTTTTTACGGTTTGTATTCGTCATCTGTTAGATGCGCATCTCCAATTAGCGTTAGAAGGAGACCAGGACAGTATCGATGCGTTGTATGATCATTCGGAGTCATTGTTTAAGCGTGATCCAAATTCCTCATCCGCTGCTGAGGCCGGGTTTACTGTTGCCAAATTTGCTAATACAAGCGCACAACGGTTTGCGATCGATGAACCGCGCTGGATTGAGGAGTTTGTAAAACAAGCACGTTTATTTGCTTCCCGATTTCCCAAAGAATCTGTACGTGCTCCGCAATTATTGAGAGCCGCGGCAGAAACCAGTCAATTGTATGGCTTAAACAAGCAGGCAATGGATTGCTGTATTGATCTGGAACGAAAGTTTCCCAAAAGTAATGAAACAGCACAGGTTGCTGGATTGTTGAGGCGTTTGCGTTTAAAGGGGCAACCTCTGCAACTCGCTGGAGAGACGATTGAGGGCGGCTATGTTTCTGTCGATGACTATAAGGGGAGCGTTGTGCTTGTCGTATTCTGGTCGACGACTGCGAAACCATTTATTGAGCAATTACCACAGATTCAGGCTTTATCAAAAAAATACCGTAAGTATGGTTTTGAAATCATGGGTGTGAACCTGGATGACGAAGAGCCTGCCATTGATGCATTTCAAGAGAAAACGTCTCTCGACTGGAGACAAATATTTTATTCCGCCCGAGATAAGCGAGGATGGAATAATCCCTCTGCAGTCTATTACGGTGTTCGCAGAGTACCAACGATGATTTTGGTGGATCATACAGGTATCACAGATCTTGTGACTTCCAAAGCAAGTGAACTGGAAGAACCATTACGTGCTCTGTTGCGAAAGAAGACCGCAGCAAACGCGAATCAATAA
- a CDS encoding dihydrodipicolinate synthase family protein produces the protein MSSIIQGVLPVLHTPLQVDETIDRDVLQREIDWCYELGVDGICGAMVSEVLRLTYAERLELTRLMSEISDGRGAVIASVGAESTSQALEYARQAEETGCDAIMAIPPVTTALPEQALWNYFSALAEQCHLPLVVQDASSYVGQALSIDFYRKLLDEYGPKKIFFKPEASPIGPNLSALRDATNGQAQIFDGSGGILLVDAYRRGICGTMPGVDLLDGIMGLWRALQADDDETIYRIYFPICAIVALQLQAGLDGFLAIEKYLLVKRGLFPSEQRCQPNAWDLDHETQAEVDRLFDLLIQAL, from the coding sequence ATGTCGTCAATCATTCAAGGTGTATTGCCGGTATTGCATACTCCGTTGCAGGTCGATGAAACAATTGACCGCGATGTATTACAGAGGGAAATCGACTGGTGTTATGAATTGGGTGTGGATGGCATCTGCGGTGCGATGGTTTCCGAAGTCTTGCGTTTGACGTATGCCGAGCGTCTGGAACTCACACGGCTGATGTCGGAGATTTCAGATGGGCGAGGGGCTGTGATAGCCAGCGTGGGCGCAGAGAGTACAAGTCAGGCATTAGAATATGCACGGCAAGCCGAAGAAACAGGCTGTGATGCGATTATGGCAATTCCCCCTGTCACAACAGCGCTCCCCGAACAGGCGTTATGGAATTACTTTTCTGCACTCGCTGAACAATGCCATTTGCCGTTGGTTGTGCAGGATGCCTCTTCTTATGTCGGTCAGGCGCTCTCCATCGATTTTTATCGAAAACTATTGGATGAGTATGGGCCTAAGAAAATATTTTTCAAACCGGAAGCCTCACCGATTGGACCGAACTTGTCGGCGTTACGCGATGCGACGAATGGTCAGGCTCAGATTTTTGATGGTTCGGGTGGGATCTTATTAGTAGACGCGTATCGTCGGGGCATTTGTGGAACAATGCCGGGAGTCGATTTGCTGGATGGCATCATGGGATTATGGCGTGCACTTCAAGCCGATGATGATGAAACGATTTATCGTATTTATTTTCCGATCTGTGCAATCGTTGCTCTGCAGTTACAGGCAGGGCTCGATGGTTTTCTGGCGATTGAGAAATATCTGTTAGTGAAACGAGGCCTGTTTCCTTCAGAGCAGCGCTGTCAACCCAATGCCTGGGATCTGGATCACGAGACCCAGGCCGAAGTAGACCGACTGTTTGATTTATTAATTCAGGCCTTATAG
- a CDS encoding PIG-L deacetylase family protein produces MVKQAESLRILAIHAHPDDIEIQCAGTLARLKNLGCHITVATMTAGDCGSAEMGPVEIANVRRAEAQKAADLLGADCMCLEFRDLSITIDQDSRQRVTEAVRKARPDIVITAPPVDYMSDHEMTSRLVRDACFGASAPNYTTHQFQPAPPTEKIPHLYYVDPIEGVDYFGNPIKPQFIIDVTETFELKMKMLACHESQRAWLRKQHGLDEYMEGAERWSAARGKEIGVAYGEAYVQHCGHPYPSSNLLRELLEN; encoded by the coding sequence ATGGTAAAACAGGCAGAATCACTACGAATTCTCGCGATTCACGCCCATCCGGATGATATTGAAATTCAATGTGCGGGTACTTTAGCCCGCTTAAAAAACCTGGGATGCCACATCACTGTTGCCACAATGACGGCCGGTGACTGCGGAAGTGCGGAAATGGGGCCGGTGGAAATCGCCAATGTTCGCCGAGCCGAAGCCCAAAAAGCAGCCGATTTATTAGGTGCCGATTGCATGTGTCTCGAGTTCCGGGACCTTTCAATCACCATAGATCAAGATTCCCGTCAACGCGTCACTGAAGCAGTCCGCAAAGCGCGGCCCGATATTGTAATTACAGCTCCTCCCGTTGATTATATGAGTGATCACGAAATGACCAGTCGACTGGTCAGAGATGCCTGCTTTGGAGCATCTGCTCCCAATTACACAACGCATCAGTTTCAACCGGCACCTCCCACTGAAAAAATTCCACATCTCTATTATGTTGATCCGATCGAAGGTGTCGATTATTTTGGTAATCCGATTAAACCACAATTTATTATTGATGTGACAGAAACGTTTGAACTCAAGATGAAAATGTTAGCCTGCCACGAAAGTCAACGTGCCTGGTTAAGAAAACAGCATGGTCTGGACGAATACATGGAAGGGGCCGAACGCTGGTCTGCGGCCCGGGGAAAAGAAATCGGTGTTGCCTACGGTGAAGCATACGTACAACATTGCGGACATCCTTATCCTTCCAGTAATCTGTTACGTGAACTCCTGGAGAATTAA
- a CDS encoding alkaline ceramidase, which translates to MSGQALETKTQTAFQGRIGVATVDITPPVGIYARNWGAAKHDVAESLHRRLTLNALVLYATGSEKPLVFIDADLGWWRSLITFKRFQTRLLQELDIEEAALIFGLSHTHASPPLTDPDPDLPASESLAEYLETVYQASIVAVREAIQNATEAVLEWNTGHCALASMRDLPDPSPEADRIVCGWNPNEPADDTLVLGRITDVSGTLKAVIVNYACHPTTLAWENTAISPDFPGAMRDTISEILGVPALFMQGASGELSPRYQYVGDTEVADRHGRQLAFAALATLEDMESSATSLEYQGVVESGAPLAVWKQTPITPVSCLQAIQATVELPIKDWPSAEELESQRQACNDRALEERLRRRRNIRRGIGDGSTLALPIWVWRIGETILVGSPTEAYSILQRELRQRFDDRTIVCLNLINGTTGYLVPQEFYDLDLYQVWQTPFERGSLEILIEGMADAIQQLIDS; encoded by the coding sequence ATGAGCGGACAAGCATTAGAGACGAAAACTCAGACCGCGTTTCAGGGGCGGATTGGTGTCGCGACCGTTGATATTACCCCGCCAGTAGGAATCTATGCGCGGAATTGGGGCGCGGCGAAGCACGATGTGGCGGAATCTCTGCATCGTCGTTTGACTTTGAATGCGCTGGTCCTGTATGCGACTGGCTCTGAAAAACCGTTGGTTTTTATCGATGCTGACCTGGGCTGGTGGCGTTCATTGATTACGTTCAAACGATTTCAAACACGACTCTTGCAGGAATTAGATATTGAAGAAGCGGCTTTGATTTTTGGATTAAGTCATACGCATGCATCGCCGCCGTTAACCGATCCCGATCCGGATTTACCGGCCAGTGAATCTTTGGCAGAATATCTGGAAACCGTTTATCAGGCTTCCATCGTGGCGGTGCGCGAAGCGATTCAGAATGCAACAGAGGCTGTTCTGGAATGGAATACGGGACATTGTGCTTTGGCGTCAATGCGTGATCTACCTGATCCCTCACCGGAAGCTGATCGAATTGTTTGTGGGTGGAATCCGAACGAGCCTGCCGATGACACTCTGGTTCTCGGCCGCATCACGGATGTTTCTGGTACGCTCAAAGCAGTGATTGTCAATTACGCCTGCCATCCGACAACACTCGCCTGGGAGAATACGGCGATCTCTCCCGATTTTCCGGGAGCGATGCGCGATACCATTAGCGAAATATTGGGAGTCCCTGCTCTGTTTATGCAGGGGGCTTCTGGGGAATTATCTCCCCGTTATCAATATGTAGGTGATACTGAAGTTGCAGATCGACATGGACGCCAGTTGGCGTTTGCCGCTTTGGCGACGTTAGAAGATATGGAGTCTTCCGCGACATCGCTGGAATATCAGGGAGTCGTCGAATCGGGGGCACCTCTTGCTGTCTGGAAGCAGACTCCCATCACTCCTGTTTCCTGCTTACAAGCAATTCAGGCAACAGTGGAACTGCCCATCAAAGACTGGCCATCAGCTGAAGAATTAGAGTCACAGCGACAAGCATGTAATGATCGGGCATTGGAAGAACGTTTGCGACGTCGTAGAAATATTCGGCGTGGCATCGGTGATGGATCAACTTTGGCGCTACCGATTTGGGTCTGGAGGATAGGAGAAACGATTCTGGTTGGTAGCCCGACGGAAGCATATTCAATTTTGCAACGCGAACTACGACAGCGGTTTGATGATCGAACCATTGTCTGTTTGAATCTGATCAATGGCACTACCGGCTATTTGGTACCTCAAGAATTCTATGATCTCGATCTGTATCAGGTCTGGCAGACTCCTTTCGAGCGCGGCAGTCTTGAGATTTTAATCGAGGGTATGGCTGATGCGATTCAACAACTTATTGATTCATAA
- a CDS encoding enolase C-terminal domain-like protein, which produces MKIERIETLVCYARMRNWVFVKVITDQPGLIGWGEATLEWHTRGIAGTIEDLSQLLIGEDPRRVEYLWQMMWRQHFWHGSGVTRSTAIAGIDLALWDILGKVHGVPCHQLWGGPVRDYIRLYCHLGGGNMESFYQTSTDNASQFAELAQKAVADGFTAFKSMAVPPTMPIEGLKPIKAAEDCVSAMREAVGDEVDIMVDGHARPSPAMGLQFAQALDPYGLYFFEEPCWPESLDGLARINTATTTPIATGERLTHLAAFRDLFEKRGCEICQLDLTHCGGFTEARRIAALADAHRIALAPHNPQGPISTAASLEFGFSQPSYIICESVLDDVPWRQDVIEEGFVIDPVTRTVKPNGKPGLGISINEAEVKKHPFQQETVQRVFYEDGAIGDW; this is translated from the coding sequence ATGAAAATTGAACGCATCGAAACACTGGTGTGTTATGCCCGCATGCGAAATTGGGTGTTCGTGAAAGTGATCACAGATCAGCCTGGTTTGATTGGATGGGGCGAAGCCACTTTGGAGTGGCATACACGCGGAATTGCTGGAACAATTGAAGATCTATCGCAGTTATTGATCGGCGAAGATCCCAGACGTGTTGAATATCTTTGGCAGATGATGTGGCGCCAGCATTTCTGGCATGGAAGCGGTGTCACACGTTCGACTGCCATTGCCGGTATAGACCTGGCACTGTGGGATATTCTGGGGAAAGTTCACGGTGTTCCCTGCCATCAACTCTGGGGCGGTCCTGTGCGGGACTACATTCGTCTCTATTGTCATTTGGGTGGTGGCAATATGGAATCTTTTTACCAGACATCGACGGATAACGCGTCGCAATTTGCTGAATTGGCGCAAAAGGCGGTAGCAGACGGGTTCACGGCGTTCAAATCGATGGCGGTGCCTCCCACGATGCCGATTGAGGGTCTGAAACCGATCAAAGCTGCGGAAGATTGTGTCTCTGCGATGCGTGAAGCGGTCGGAGACGAGGTTGATATCATGGTGGACGGTCATGCCCGCCCTTCTCCCGCCATGGGCTTACAGTTTGCACAAGCGCTGGATCCTTATGGTTTGTATTTCTTTGAAGAGCCATGCTGGCCGGAGTCGCTGGATGGTCTGGCACGAATCAATACTGCGACAACGACTCCCATTGCGACGGGTGAGCGATTGACTCATTTGGCGGCGTTCCGTGATCTATTTGAAAAACGAGGCTGTGAAATTTGTCAGCTTGATTTGACTCACTGTGGTGGATTTACTGAAGCACGGCGGATTGCCGCTTTGGCGGATGCTCATCGAATTGCACTTGCCCCCCATAATCCACAAGGGCCAATCAGTACAGCGGCTTCTCTGGAATTTGGATTTTCTCAACCAAGCTACATCATCTGTGAATCGGTATTGGATGATGTTCCCTGGCGACAGGATGTGATTGAAGAAGGGTTTGTCATCGACCCTGTGACACGAACCGTCAAACCGAATGGAAAACCGGGACTGGGGATCTCGATCAATGAAGCTGAAGTCAAAAAACATCCGTTTCAACAGGAAACAGTACAACGCGTCTTTTATGAAGATGGTGCGATTGGAGATTGGTAA